CTGCAGTGAGAGGCTGGGTGCCTTCGTAAGGCTTTTTCGCTTTTTCGAGGTCGCCCTTGAAGCGCACAACAGAAAATTCTGTTTCCGCAAGGCCAGGATCCACCGAGCAGACCCGGAGCCCGGTTCCATTTAACTCCAGCCGAAGCGTCCGCGTAATCTGCAATTCACCGGCTTTGGCAGCACAATAGGCAGCACCGCCTTCATATGCGGTATAGGCGGCGAAAGAGCCAATGTTGATGATTGAACCACCCGGGTTGTTAACCATGAGCGGCAATGCCGCGCGTGTCATACGCAGAATTCCCAGAACGTTCGTCTGCAACATCATTTCCCAATCCTCGTCCTTGCCTTCAGCGACGGTTTCCACTCCATGTGCACCGCCGGCGTTATTGATGAGGACATCCAGCACTGGAGCTGCTGTGGCATTTATTCCGGCGATCTGTTGGCGTGCCCAGCTCATGAATTCCTCGACGCTGGAAGTTTTCGAAACATCGAGGAAGTGAGCATGGACTTCGCCAGCGCCCGCTTTCCGCGCTTCCGCCGCAACCTGATCCAAGCGATCCATCCTCCGCGCACCCAGCAGGAGTTTGGCTCCCTCTGCACCGAAGGCACGGGCCGTGGCAGCTCCGAAGCCACTCGAGGCGCCGGTAATCAATATCCATTTTCCATTGAGTCGTGATGCCATGCGTGAAATATCTAGCGCATGGAGTGAAGAAGGTCTAGGGCAATGAGTCGACGGTCGAAGGAATAAACTGTTCCACAAACTGACTCACCGGCATTGAGTCGAGGCGATGCCTGTCGTTGCAAAGCTCAAAAATGTTTTGAGCCTGCGGTTCTGGGAATCGGCAGCGGAGTGCCTTTCGAAACTTTTCCAACAACAGGGGAATTCCTTCCGCCCTGCGGCGGCGATGGCCCACCGGATATTCCACCTCAACTTTTTCCGTTGAACTGCCGTCCTTGAAAAATATCTGTACCGCATTTGCAATGGAGCGTTTATCAGGCTCAAGATATTCCCTGCTATAGCGCGAATCCTCCCTGACAACCATCCTGGCTCGCAGGGCATCCACACGTAAATCCCGGGCCGTTTCCTCCTCGTAATGATCGGCTGTCAAACTGCCGAAAAGCAGCGCAACACTCACCATGTATTGAAGGCAATGATCACGATCTGCGGGATTATGCAACGGCCCCGCCTTATCAATGATCCGGATGGCGGATTCATGGGTGGTAATCGCGATTTGTTCAATATCATCAATGCGGTCGCGAACCATGGGATGGAGTTTGAAGGCTGCCTCCACCGCCGTTTGAGCATGGAACTCAGCAGGAAAGGAAATTTTGAAGAGCACATGTTCCATGACATAGGAACCGAGAGGCCGGGCCAGCGTAATCGGATTGCCTTTGAAGAGAACATCGCAGAAGCCCCAGTTTTTCGTCGAGAGAGCTGAGGGATAACCCATTTCTCCCTTGATCGCCATAAACGCGTGTTGCACTCCGCGACTGGTAGCGTCACCCGCAGCCCAGGATTTCCTTGATCCCGTATTGGGAGAGTGCCGGTAAGCGCGTAAAGCGCCTCCATCAACCCATGCATTTGAAACAGCATTAATAATTTGTTCCCTGGTGCCACCCAGCAATTGGGTGGCAATGGCAGTCGAGGCAATTCGCACGAGCAGGACATGATCCAATCCGACTCGGTTGAAGCTGTTGGCCAGGGCCAGAACGCCTTGAATTTCGTGAGCTTTGATCATCGCGGTCAACAGGTCTCGCACAGAAAGAGGCTTTTTCCCTTCCTGCAAGTTGCGGCGGCTAATGAAATCCGATACGGCTAAAATTGCGCCGAGGTTATCCGAGGGATGTCCCCATTCAGCTGCCAGCCAGGTGTCATTAAAGTCCAGCCAACGGATGATGGTTCCGATATTGAATGCGGCCGTGACTGGATCCAGTTCGTACTGCGTGCCGGGAACGCGGCTGCCGTGGGGAACCGTGGTCCCGGGAACGACTGGTCCAAGCAACTTCGTGCAAGCAGGATACTCGAGTGCGAGAAAACCGCATCCGAGTGTGTCCAACAAACAGTACTGTGCAGTTCGGTATGCCTCGTCACTCTCAATGAGATATTTTGTGACGTAGTCGGCGATGTCGGCAAATAATTGGTCTGGCGGAGGGCGCAGATTGTTGGAGGAACTACTCATAATCAGTTGGCTTGAGAAGGTATTACCTTTGTTCTATCGGCACGTAAGGTCGCGGTTGCGGTCCAATGTATTCTGCCGTCGGCCGGATGAGGCGATTGTTTGCCCGCTGCTCGATGATATGGGCAGACCAACCTGCGGTTCGGGCAATGACGAATAGCGGAGTGAACATTGGAATTGGAATGCCGCAAAAGTGAAACGCAAGGGCGCTGTAGAAATCCAGGTTTGGAAATAACTTTTTCTCGCGCCACATCACGGCTTCGATGCGTTCAGCAATAGCGAACAGGTTCAAGTCGGCACTCGAAGATGCCAGCTTCCGAGCGATTCCCTTGATCACATCGGACCTGGGGTCAGATATTTTATATACACGGTGACCAAAGCCCATGATCACCTGCTTCTTTTGCAACAAGGACATCAAACCCGCTTCCGCTTCATCGGGTGTTTGGAACTTTTCAATGAGCCCCATGGCTTCTTCATTTGCACCGCCGTGCAACGGCCCACGTAATGTTCCAATGCCAGAGGTAATGGCCGAATAAAAGTCCGCCAATGTGGAAGCTGTAATACGCGTCGCAAAAGTGGACGCATTGAACTCATGTTCTCCATAAAGAATGAGGGATGAGTCCAGGGCACGGACGTGAATCGGATCGGCTGGCTTTCCTATCAGGAGATGAAGAAATTGAGCTGCGATGCTGGGATCGTCTGTGCGCGTCTCGATTCGTTTGCCTTGAGTGTTGAATTGATGCCAGTAGAGCAGCATTGAAGGAAAGGCGGACAAGAGTCGGTTGGCAATTTGGAGTTGCTCTCTCTTCGGGCTTTCAGGTTCGAGGCAGCCAAGGGTTGAGCAGCCAGTGCGCAAAACATCCATGGGATTCGTCTCTGCCGGCAATTGTTCCAGAACCGTTTTCAATGCATTGGGCAAGCCTCGCAGAGAGATCAATCTTTTTCGGTAATCTTCCAGCTCGTTGCGATTGGGCAGTTGACCATGGATCAGCAAATAGGCGACCTCTTCAAACGTGGAGTTTTCCGCCAGATCGTTGATGGCATATCCTCGATAGGTTAGTCCCAACCCTTCCTTGCCAACCGTGCTGATGGCCGTTTGACCTGCCACTATTCCCGCCAGTCCTGCCGATTTCTTGTCCTCGCTCATAGGATTTCCTTTCAGGCAGTGGCCTCACATGCCGATCCAACACGTGGTG
This Pedosphaera parvula Ellin514 DNA region includes the following protein-coding sequences:
- a CDS encoding SDR family NAD(P)-dependent oxidoreductase, which codes for MASRLNGKWILITGASSGFGAATARAFGAEGAKLLLGARRMDRLDQVAAEARKAGAGEVHAHFLDVSKTSSVEEFMSWARQQIAGINATAAPVLDVLINNAGGAHGVETVAEGKDEDWEMMLQTNVLGILRMTRAALPLMVNNPGGSIINIGSFAAYTAYEGGAAYCAAKAGELQITRTLRLELNGTGLRVCSVDPGLAETEFSVVRFKGDLEKAKKPYEGTQPLTAEDIAEIILWVANRPPHVNIDQMLIKPTDQAAIHKVYRRKSL
- a CDS encoding bifunctional 2-methylcitrate dehydratase/aconitate hydratase; translation: MSSSSNNLRPPPDQLFADIADYVTKYLIESDEAYRTAQYCLLDTLGCGFLALEYPACTKLLGPVVPGTTVPHGSRVPGTQYELDPVTAAFNIGTIIRWLDFNDTWLAAEWGHPSDNLGAILAVSDFISRRNLQEGKKPLSVRDLLTAMIKAHEIQGVLALANSFNRVGLDHVLLVRIASTAIATQLLGGTREQIINAVSNAWVDGGALRAYRHSPNTGSRKSWAAGDATSRGVQHAFMAIKGEMGYPSALSTKNWGFCDVLFKGNPITLARPLGSYVMEHVLFKISFPAEFHAQTAVEAAFKLHPMVRDRIDDIEQIAITTHESAIRIIDKAGPLHNPADRDHCLQYMVSVALLFGSLTADHYEEETARDLRVDALRARMVVREDSRYSREYLEPDKRSIANAVQIFFKDGSSTEKVEVEYPVGHRRRRAEGIPLLLEKFRKALRCRFPEPQAQNIFELCNDRHRLDSMPVSQFVEQFIPSTVDSLP
- the prpC gene encoding bifunctional 2-methylcitrate synthase/citrate synthase, encoding MSEDKKSAGLAGIVAGQTAISTVGKEGLGLTYRGYAINDLAENSTFEEVAYLLIHGQLPNRNELEDYRKRLISLRGLPNALKTVLEQLPAETNPMDVLRTGCSTLGCLEPESPKREQLQIANRLLSAFPSMLLYWHQFNTQGKRIETRTDDPSIAAQFLHLLIGKPADPIHVRALDSSLILYGEHEFNASTFATRITASTLADFYSAITSGIGTLRGPLHGGANEEAMGLIEKFQTPDEAEAGLMSLLQKKQVIMGFGHRVYKISDPRSDVIKGIARKLASSSADLNLFAIAERIEAVMWREKKLFPNLDFYSALAFHFCGIPIPMFTPLFVIARTAGWSAHIIEQRANNRLIRPTAEYIGPQPRPYVPIEQR